Within the bacterium genome, the region GGACCAGATAGCCGGTCCCGTTGACGGCCGCCCGGCCGAAGCCGGTCATGGATTGGATCATGTCTCCCCTGACGTGAACCCGTCCCCCCGCCGAGACAGGAGGACGGGCGTGCCTCATGCGAATCATCCTCTACCCGAGATAGGCCTTCAAGTTCTTGCTGCGGCTGGCGTGCCGCAGCCGGCGCAGGGCCTTCTCCTTGATCTGCCGCACACGCTCCCGGGTCAGGCTGAACTTCTCCCCGATCTCCTCCAGGGTCATGGGGTGCTCGCGGTGCAGGCCGAAGTAAAGCCGCACCACTTCCGCCTCGCGATCCGAGAGGGTGGCCAGGGCGCGCTGCACCTCCGTGCGGAGGGATTCGCCCATCAGGTTGGAGTCGGGCGCCGGCTGGGACTCGTTGTGCAGGATGTCCAGCAGGCGGTTCTCCTCCCCCATGTTGAAGGGCGCGTCCATGGAGAGATGGCGACCGGAGCGCTTCATGGTGTCGGTCACCTCGAAGGCCGACATCTCCAGCTCGTGGGCGATCTCGTCAGGCGTCGGCTCGCGCTCCATCTGCTGT harbors:
- a CDS encoding sigma-70 family RNA polymerase sigma factor encodes the protein MRANQTLERYLQEIGEVELLTADQEIELAKRIKKGDQTALETLTKANLRFVVSVAKQYQNQGLDLCDLINEGNLGLIKAAKRFDETRGFKFISYAVWWIRQSILQALAEQSRVVRLPLNRVGALNKIGKTYNHLEQQMEREPTPDEIAHELEMSAFEVTDTMKRSGRHLSMDAPFNMGEENRLLDILHNESQPAPDSNLMGESLRTEVQRALATLSDREAEVVRLYFGLHREHPMTLEEIGEKFSLTRERVRQIKEKALRRLRHASRSKNLKAYLG